Genomic DNA from Nyctibius grandis isolate bNycGra1 chromosome Z, bNycGra1.pri, whole genome shotgun sequence:
AAGCAGATCGGGTTCCCCACATCTTCGACGCTACCTGAGCTGAAGCTGGCTGAACCAGGTGCTCACAGCACAGTCCACACGCATCACCAGGGAGATCCCCAGGAGAAGGCAGATGCTGCTCACCACAAAGCCCAGCGACTCAAAGAGGAACCTGCAGGCACAATAGACGCAGTAAGGATCACAGCCAGCATGCCTGCAGAGACAGGCTGCTGCCCTCACTCCCAGCAGACCAATTTTCCTGACACCGAGAGGCTGGTAGCATCCCAGATCCTAAAACCTGAATTACATTCACTACCCAGCAGTTGCTGCCTGCAACCTGGAAGCCAAGCAAGCCTCTGGTTTAGAGGCCAATCAGGACAACAACCAGGTGGGATTTTGAATCCCCCAGAAGCCAAGGCCACCCCACACTCCTACTAGCCCAAAGGTTTGCTAGTTTATCATTTCTGGGTTTACCACTTCTGGTCTGGTACCTCTACCTTTGGCTCCCTGCCCTGAATATTCTTAGCTTCCAGGTGGGCTCTGTGTGCCCTTGGAAATCAAGATAAGGAGAAATTTCTACGCTCTAGCTCCAGTCCAGCTTCTGAACTTGAAGCGGAAATTAGTTAAGGACATTCCTACAGCCTCTACCAGGTAAGAAGTCATACAAGATCGATCAGACGGTCTTTTCCACCATTACTGTTGATGAACTCTAGACAAAATGTCAGGGATATGAGCCCTAACTCAGCATCAGAGCATCTCCTGGGACTTACTTTGGGGCAAAGACCTTCCAGACCATGAGGTGCCTCCTGAGGATCATAGCCGCACAAACACAGGCCAGAAGCTGTGGGggagatcaggaaaaacaaGTTACAAGTGACTCTGGAGAGACCTCCTGGGCACTAGATTCACATCTGAGGGTTGTACTAAGCTGCACACATCTGAGAGGCTGGTACAGTGCACACCAGAAATAAGCATCCCAAAGAGGATTCCCTTCCCTCACGTCCTCAAGTCAGGAAACTCAAACAGCTTCGGGGCACACGCAGGCCCtcctggggccaggctgggacAGCACAGAGGAGGGCTCAAACTGCGGCTAACCTGATTTAGTATTTCCCCGAGAGGGGCactcctgctctcctgctgcagggccTGCCCCCTCCTTTGCACTGTCTGTGGTCTGACCACACAGGAGAATGATTTGAAGGGATCATTCCCTTCAAATGATCATTGAAGGGATCAGAAAGCAATTTGCTTCTTTCACAGGATTAGATTTCTGATGTTTAGCTCCCTACATCAGCACAGGATCAGATGAAAACCAGAGCTGGTGCAAAACAGACAGGCATGGTCGGGAAGAGGGGGAGCAGGATTACAACCCCATAGTTTCTGAACAGACGTTGCCACTCTGGGCAGATGGGTATGAAATGCAGTCTAATCCGTACTGCGGTTTCTGTGCTGGAGCCCTTCCCAAAGCACAGAGCAAATGGCATGGCCGAGAAGAGGACCTGTGCAGCTGCTCGTCCACCTGCAACCAGACACATCACCCCTGGGCCTGTCTATGCTCTGGCTAACCTCCTTCTCTCATCAGAGTGCCCCACGGCTCTCACAGCACACCAGTTTCCTCTTGGACCCATGGCCATCCCACCTCTGCCCATACCTGTGTCCCAAGGACAAAGAGGTACTtcagccccagctgcagcagagcagcggAGAACTTCTCTGGCGACTCGCGGAGCCTCATCTCCATCATGtgctcctccacctcctgcagctcctcccgGGGCTCCTTCTTGGGCTTCCTCTTCTGCGAGCTGGGCATCTCACACACAAAGGGCcaaagcaggagcagagggcagCCGACTACCTCAAGGACAAAGGCACATGAAGTTACTGGAGCCCAGGAGGTGAGGAGCAGTCTAAGCTCCGCCATCATGCCCTGGATGTGCAGGATGCATATACTCCAGCTCCAGTTTGCTGGTCAGGCACAACTGCATGGAGGCTTCAGGCCATGGGCAGCTCTGCGGCCCCAGAAGGGGACAGCGAGGATGCTGCTGTTCAGCTGGTGCTGGAGCCTTCATCGCCTCATGCTCAGCCTGCAGGTCTCCAGACAAGGCAAAGCAGTGAGCCACGTCTGCTCAGGCTCAAGAGCCCAGGAAGAAACTGATTTACCTGCAAAGAGGATATGAGAGGCAAAGGTGTTGGCGCCCACCAGGACAGCAGGCAGGAGGTTCGTGCTGTGGTCAAGGTGGAAGCCCACGAAGGCTGCGTTCCAGTGGATGGCTGGGAAGATGGGCTGGTGGCCTGTGGAATAGAAGAACTGGGAAGCAGCAAGGAGCCAGGAGATGACTGCGTACCAGGGCACTGAAAAAGACTCTGAgagattttgtgtgtgtgtgagagagagagagggagagatatCAGCATCGAGGAACAAGACAGATTCACAGTCAAAAGCTGCCTACTGGGTTTTCTTCCAGGTTCCCTTTCCACGCTCTCTTCTGACAGACAGAAACCAGTCAGGCTCCCACCAGAGGGCACAGCGAGGGGCCAGGCAttccctctgctgcctgccctgctacTGGACTctgtcagcagcagaggagtTCAGTGGCTGATCACACCCTGGGGAGAAGGGATGGGTGCAGAGCCTCCTTCCCTGACACAAGggactcctcctcctcccacatcACATCCCTGCTGCACGCATCTCTCTATTAAGAGGATttaagcagctttaaaaaagctAGGAGGATCCCCTGAGGATCAGTGCACCACCGTTCCCCAAGACCAGAGACTGGACCCTGCCTCCCCCACCGGCAATAAGATGAAGTCGCTGCAGGTAGGGCCCAGTTTGCATATACAGAGGATGCTCTACTGAGCCCTGACTCACCAGCATCTCCGGCAAGGCCTCTGGCACGCGCATGGATGTGCAGCAGCACAAAGGCCTccaggaagaggagcaggaaggCGAGACTCAGCCGCTCACTATGCAGAAGCATCAAGAGGAAGCCCAGCAGCGTAAGTGCTATGACCAGGGCTGCTGAGTACACGCTGCCCAGCCCGTACGCTGCGACGGTGgccctgcagctgccctgctccaggcGGCTCTTCTGAGACTCCTGCATCCTCTTGTAGATCTGAGGGATGACGTGGAGGAAGTCGACTTCAGAGCTTGGAACCCCCAGGTAGGGAGTGAcgatggatcctgccgactCCCGCGTGTCCTTTGCGAACACCGTCATGGGATtgcacagcaggagcagcagccccacggACGCCAGTCCATAGACAGCCCACGGAAAGACAACAACTGCCACCtgcaccagctcctgcagcttgCCGAGAGAGTCGTCAGCACTGGAGGCAACGGCCCAGTAGCATGCAATGCAGAGGGCCACCAGTGGGAAACCCCAGCGCACAAAGAGCACGAGGGGGTCTGAGCTGTTCAGGTTGCCATAGTGTCGCAGCCAGCTCCGCACTGCATAGACCAGCCCGGCCAGCAAGGCCACACACAGGAGGTAGAAAAGGTTCTTGGCCCTTGTGTTTCTCAGGCTGGCaagtggggagaggaaaagagagggcTGGCACTGAGGGATTTCTTCGCGGCACTGGTGGAAGAAACCAGAGAGGCGCACGCAGACGAGGAGTGTGGCCATGAGGCACAGCAGGTACCAGATCTCTCTCCGGTAAGAAGAAAAgccaaggagctgctgcttggGGCCTTCTGGCACAGTCAGGTGACCGTCCCAGTGGAGCTTCCCTACTAGCAACATCACCAGTGAGGCCAGCAGGAATGGGGCCACCCGGGCCTCGGCCACCACAAAGCTATCAGAGAACATAGCTCCGCAGCGGAAGAGGAGAATGCCCATGGGGAAGGCCAGCCCCAGACACGCTCGCAGCCTCTGCCTCAGGCCAACGCTGGCCAAGGGTGGCTGACCGCCCACCAAATGGGTTCGCTTGGGATGCCGGCCCCACCAGTACCAGAAAAAACCCATCTGAGAAGCAGCGGCTGCCCATGATGACACCAGGAGGATATCCAGCCCCTCCTGGGTGAACGCACGGGCCAGCCCAAGCAGAACAGCCACCACCAGGCTCCAGAGCAGTGGGTACAGGAGGCAGCTGCGATAGAAAGAGTCCGATGCTGCGGCCAGCTCTGAGGCCACGTAGCAGAGCAAGCAGGAAGTGGCGATAAGGGTGCAGCCCCCCACCATACGCAGGGGATGGAAGCGGGCCCAGGACTGGGTGCACACAGCCCGTGCCTCCCGCAGGTAGAGCTGGAAGCGACCGATGAGGCTTCCCAGCCTGGactccagctctgcaggcacTAGCGTCGCCCCTTGCACCTGGGCCAAGAGCCGAGTGTGCTCCTCCACGGTGCTGGAGAAGAGCTCCCGCAGGCGCTGGAGCTGGTCTGCTGGCAGGTCCTGAGCCACCAGCGAGTAGGAGTGCAGGAAGCGGTCCACCTACGGGAGAGGGGACACAGGGTCAGACAGTGGCACTGGGACCACTGGAAACGGGATTCACTGCCATCTTCCTCACTCAGCCCCTCCAGAATGGCAACGGCCCCaacctgccagcccctgccaggaCAGACCCATCCCCAGCTGCATCACCCAGGGCTGGTCACCCAAATCCAGAATGTGAGCAGCAGGAAACACAATCCTTTTGCCAAAGTGACACCCCTCTCAAGTGACATATCCATCTCGACAGCCACACTGACAGCTCTCAGTTCTTCACCTGCAGGTGCACCTCTGGTAACACTGTGCATCACTAAGGCCTTTAATACAGAGACTTTGGTAACTATAAGGCAAATGTCCTCCAGAAGCTGGGAGTTATTGCTAGCTATTAATCTGCACCCAATGCTGACTTTTACATTGTCTGTCTGAGGACAGACATCGAATTAAAGAGCTTACAGTGGATCAAATCAAACTGCTTCCTCTTCTTTAATACAGGCACATTAACCCACTGTACCATAGGCTAAGGAGAGCTCATTCTGCTTCCTACTTCAAGAGAACAGAAGCAGCTATGATCCCAAAGTCATAAAAAAAGTCTTACCAGGGCATTACCAGGGCAGACCACCAGTACAAACACCCAGCTGCTCCGCAGCGTAGACTTGCTTAAGCCCTGAAACACACCGATACCTTCACATGCCCTCCAGTCGCCCCAGAGCGCAGGCAGGATCAGCCCACCCCTGCCCACGAACGGCAAACATGGGCACCAGCTCTCTCCGAGGCCTGCACGACCTCCCTGGTATGCAAAAGCTTCTTCAAAACCAAGGCGATCGAGCCAGAAACCCCCCCAGACAAACAAgtgcaaatatttaaacaggCAGGACTGGGTAACGCTAATTCCTAACAGATGATGACCGATACCCTCAGTGACTAATGGACAGTAACGTACACTATCACCTTTAAATGACTAAGCACTCTGCTGCTCTATAAATACACAGCAAAGAGGCTGAACGCTTCTGCCTTCCCATCAGCAATCACatcctctccagctcctcacTGACTCGCACCAAtggtgtccaactggcacatCATGGATTGCTTCCA
This window encodes:
- the PIGO gene encoding GPI ethanolamine phosphate transferase 3 isoform X2; the encoded protein is MQRWPVLLFLAWVCLLFFAGIGLFMSGFLLTRIELASSSSCSDPLVPPPWERQSLPPGSCWAPQRFSKAVLVIIDALRFEFAHFNPAEANPLPYENKLSFLHHLATSQPRHARLYRFRADPPTATMQRIKGLTTGSLPTFIDVGSNFATYAIQEDNLLAQLGQNGRRVVFMGDDTWEGLFPKKFFRSYFFPSFNVKDLHTVDDGILQHLYPTVDSGEWDVLIAHFLGVDHCGHKHGPDHPEMAKKLTQMNEMLRSLVDHLGNDTLLLVAGDHGMTQTGDHGGDSEKEVNAALFVYSKTPLFSTGLPEEPETVPQVNLVPTVALLLGVPIPYSNIGEVIAELFSGDGDAVSAALQQLSVYHINAKQVDRFLHSYSLVAQDLPADQLQRLRELFSSTVEEHTRLLAQVQGATLVPAELESRLGSLIGRFQLYLREARAVCTQSWARFHPLRMVGGCTLIATSCLLCYVASELAAASDSFYRSCLLYPLLWSLVVAVLLGLARAFTQEGLDILLVSSWAAAASQMGFFWYWWGRHPKRTHLVGGQPPLASVGLRQRLRACLGLAFPMGILLFRCGAMFSDSFVVAEARVAPFLLASLVMLLVGKLHWDGHLTVPEGPKQQLLGFSSYRREIWYLLCLMATLLVCVRLSGFFHQCREEIPQCQPSLFLSPLASLRNTRAKNLFYLLCVALLAGLVYAVRSWLRHYGNLNSSDPLVLFVRWGFPLVALCIACYWAVASSADDSLGKLQELVQVAVVVFPWAVYGLASVGLLLLLCNPMTVFAKDTRESAGSIVTPYLGVPSSEVDFLHVIPQIYKRMQESQKSRLEQGSCRATVAAYGLGSVYSAALVIALTLLGFLLMLLHSERLSLAFLLLFLEAFVLLHIHARARGLAGDAGHQPIFPAIHWNAAFVGFHLDHSTNLLPAVLVGANTFASHILFAVGCPLLLLWPFVCEMPSSQKRKPKKEPREELQEVEEHMMEMRLRESPEKFSAALLQLGLKYLFVLGTQLLACVCAAMILRRHLMVWKVFAPKFLFESLGFVVSSICLLLGISLVMRVDCAVSTWFSQLQLR
- the PIGO gene encoding GPI ethanolamine phosphate transferase 3 isoform X1, with the protein product MQRWPVLLFLAWVCLLFFAGIGLFMSGFLLTRIELASSSSCSDPLVPPPWERQSLPPGSCWAPQRFSKAVLVIIDALRFEFAHFNPAEANPLPYENKLSFLHHLATSQPRHARLYRFRADPPTATMQRIKGLTTGSLPTFIDVGSNFATYAIQEDNLLAQLGQNGRRVVFMGDDTWEGLFPKKFFRSYFFPSFNVKDLHTVDDGILQHLYPTVDSGEWDVLIAHFLGVDHCGHKHGPDHPEMAKKLTQMNEMLRSLVDHLGNDTLLLVAGDHGMTQTGDHGGDSEKEVNAALFVYSKTPLFSTGLPEEPETVPQVNLVPTVALLLGVPIPYSNIGEVIAELFSGDGDAVSAALQQLSVYHINAKQVDRFLHSYSLVAQDLPADQLQRLRELFSSTVEEHTRLLAQVQGATLVPAELESRLGSLIGRFQLYLREARAVCTQSWARFHPLRMVGGCTLIATSCLLCYVASELAAASDSFYRSCLLYPLLWSLVVAVLLGLARAFTQEGLDILLVSSWAAAASQMGFFWYWWGRHPKRTHLVGGQPPLASVGLRQRLRACLGLAFPMGILLFRCGAMFSDSFVVAEARVAPFLLASLVMLLVGKLHWDGHLTVPEGPKQQLLGFSSYRREIWYLLCLMATLLVCVRLSGFFHQCREEIPQCQPSLFLSPLASLRNTRAKNLFYLLCVALLAGLVYAVRSWLRHYGNLNSSDPLVLFVRWGFPLVALCIACYWAVASSADDSLGKLQELVQVAVVVFPWAVYGLASVGLLLLLCNPMTVFAKDTRESAGSIVTPYLGVPSSEVDFLHVIPQIYKRMQESQKSRLEQGSCRATVAAYGLGSVYSAALVIALTLLGFLLMLLHSERLSLAFLLLFLEAFVLLHIHARARGLAGDAESFSVPWYAVISWLLAASQFFYSTGHQPIFPAIHWNAAFVGFHLDHSTNLLPAVLVGANTFASHILFAVGCPLLLLWPFVCEMPSSQKRKPKKEPREELQEVEEHMMEMRLRESPEKFSAALLQLGLKYLFVLGTQLLACVCAAMILRRHLMVWKVFAPKFLFESLGFVVSSICLLLGISLVMRVDCAVSTWFSQLQLR
- the PIGO gene encoding GPI ethanolamine phosphate transferase 3 isoform X3, whose protein sequence is MQRWPVLLFLAWVCLLFFAGIGLFMSGFLLTRIELASSSSCSDPLVPPPWERQSLPPGSCWAPQRFSKAVLVIIDALRFEFAHFNPAEANPLPYENKLSFLHHLATSQPRHARLYRFRADPPTATMQRIKGLTTGSLPTFIDVGSNFATYAIQEDNLLAQLGQNGRRVVFMGDDTWEGLFPKKFFRSYFFPSFNVKDLHTVDDGILQHLYPTVDSGEWDVLIAHFLGVDHCGHKHGPDHPEMAKKLTQMNEMLRSLVDHLGNDTLLLVAGDHGMTQTGDHGGDSEKEVNAALFVYSKTPLFSTGLPEEPETVPQVNLVPTVALLLGVPIPYSNIGEVIAELFSGDGDAVSAALQQLSVYHINAKQVDRFLHSYSLVAQDLPADQLQRLRELFSSTVEEHTRLLAQVQGATLVPAELESRLGSLIGRFQLYLREARAVCTQSWARFHPLRMVGGCTLIATSCLLCYVASELAAASDSFYRSCLLYPLLWSLVVAVLLGLARAFTQEGLDILLVSSWAAAASQMGFFWYWWGRHPKRTHLVGGQPPLASVGLRQRLRACLGLAFPMGILLFRCGAMFSDSFVVAEARVAPFLLASLVMLLVGKLHWDGHLTVPEGPKQQLLGFSSYRREIWYLLCLMATLLVCVRLSGFFHQCREEIPQCQPSLFLSPLASLRNTRAKNLFYLLCVALLAGLVYAVRSWLRHYGNLNSSDPLVLFVRWGFPLVALCIACYWAVASSADDSLGKLQELVQVAVVVFPWAVYGLASVGLLLLLCNPMTVFAKDTRESAGSIVTPYLGVPSSEVDFLHVIPQIYKRMQESQKSRLEQGSCRATVAAYGLGSVYSAALVIALTLLGFLLMLLHSERLSLAFLLLFLEAFVLLHIHARARGLAGDAESFSVPWYAVISWLLAASQFFYSTGHQPIFPAIHWNAAFVGFHLDHSTNLLPAVLVGANTFASHILFAGSRLPSAPALALCV